Within Paenibacillus sp. RUD330, the genomic segment GGCCGAACGCTCCGGCATCCCTTCGGTGTACTTGAAGACGATTCTCAAAATGATCGGAATCGCGTATATCGCCGAGTTCGCCTCGCAGATCATCCGCGACGCCGGAGCCGAGAGCGTCGCCTCGAAGGTGGAGTTCGCCGGCAAGGTGCTGATTCTCGTCATGGCCGTCCCGATCATCAACGTCATTGTGGAGACCGTGGTCGGCCTGCTGCCGGCGGGGGGGTGATGCGGCGATGCGGCTGCTGATGCGTTGGCTTCAGGCAATCGGAATCAGTCTCGTCATCTGGGTGGCCGTGTCGGGGACGACAGCCTGGGCGGCAAGCGGTCCGGCGGAGCCTTCCTTGCAGGAAGCCCGCCAAGACGACGGCTCCAAGGCGGCCGCGGACCTCAACGACAAGCTGGCCAAGGAGCAGGCGCAAGCCTACGGGACGGATACGGTTGAAGCGTACTGGAACAAGCTGGTCACGGAGTACGGCGGTTATTTTCCGGACGGATCCATGCCGAGCTTCGTCGAGATGATCACCCCCGGAGGCGATGGCCTCAAGCTCGGGACGGTGCTGAGCGGCTTGATGAAGATGCTGCTGCATGAGGTGCTCTACAACGGCAAGCTGCTCGTCTCCATCGTGCTCCTGGCGATATTCAGCAGCATCCTGCAGACGCTTCAATCGGCATTCGAGCGGAACATGGTCAGCCAGGTCGCTTACTCGGTCGCCTACATGGTGCTGATCGTGCTTGCGGTGAACAGCTTCCACGTGGCGATCGGATACGCCAGGGACGCGATCGAGTCCATGATCCAGTTCATGATGGCGATGATTCCGCTGCTGCTGACGCTGATCGCCAGCACGGGAAGCGTCGCGACCGTCACTCTGCTTCATCCGGTCATCATTTTCATGGTCAA encodes:
- the spoIIIAD gene encoding stage III sporulation protein AD, yielding MEIVQIAGIGLLAAILMLVLKEQRPLFAFLLAMFTGVFIFLMMLGKIDAVIGTMQQLAERSGIPSVYLKTILKMIGIAYIAEFASQIIRDAGAESVASKVEFAGKVLILVMAVPIINVIVETVVGLLPAGG
- the spoIIIAE gene encoding stage III sporulation protein AE, with protein sequence MRLLMRWLQAIGISLVIWVAVSGTTAWAASGPAEPSLQEARQDDGSKAAADLNDKLAKEQAQAYGTDTVEAYWNKLVTEYGGYFPDGSMPSFVEMITPGGDGLKLGTVLSGLMKMLLHEVLYNGKLLVSIVLLAIFSSILQTLQSAFERNMVSQVAYSVAYMVLIVLAVNSFHVAIGYARDAIESMIQFMMAMIPLLLTLIASTGSVATVTLLHPVIIFMVNTVGTLIYTIVFPLFFFSAVLHIASSLSDRFKVTQLANLLRTAGAGILGVMLTIFLGVISVQGAAGSVTDGMTLRTAKFISGSFVPVVGRTFSDAADTVISASMMAKNAVGLAGVIILLFLCAFPAIKILALAAIYNVSGAVLQPLGSSPITTCLLTIGKTMLFVFGALAAVSLMFFLAVTIILTAGNAMIMMR